The Tubulanus polymorphus chromosome 1, tnTubPoly1.2, whole genome shotgun sequence genome contains a region encoding:
- the LOC141905090 gene encoding synaptic vesicle 2-related protein-like isoform X2, with amino-acid sequence MSANEYVALTTFDGEPNNTSDEDDNPSHYTADNAVEKIGFGWFQIKIMAVVGIFSAADACEMLLLAVLSPVLNCEWRLQEWQVALITTVVFLGMFSTAPIWGSWCDKYGRWPIMVLVSSWIFFYGILTSMSPTYWWVLGMRMMVGVGIAGGSFAFTYLTEYIPFKWRSKMLTVHQVFWALGSVLEILLAYLVVRQWGWRWFVALSSIPLGVAVITIYCCIPESVRYLVTAGRKEEAVSVLKDAARINGTSIPDGELIGTKVKTRGTIWDLISPEYRCTSMCLTMVWFTAAFSYYGMVLTSSEIEKFQSHCAVPPPAVSQGNHTIQKYQCSLNCHELADDDYITMIISALGEFISIPINFVLLDYIGRKYTLAVNCSLAGIGFMSLQICSSRAVLSGISMVIRSFCTGTFLATYIYTSEVYPTTVRSLGLGINSSFARIGAMVTPFVAQVLLNSSPHITAFLYGGVCILTAVIACLLPIETKGREMPQTVSMYEIPMPDGR; translated from the exons ATGTCTGCAAATGAATATGTTGCATTGACTACGTTTG ATGGAGAACCTAATAACACTAGTGATGAAGATGACAATCCTTCACATTATACAGCTGACAATGCAGTTGAAAAAATCGGCTTCGGCTGGTTCCAGATCAAGATTATGGCAGTTGTCGGAATTTTCTCA gCAGCTGATGCTTgtgaaatgttattattgGCCGTCCTATCTCCCGTACTGAACTGTGAGTGGCGTCTTCAGGAGTGGCAGGTTGCATTGATTACCACT GTTGTTTTCTTAGGAATGTTTTCTACTGCACCTATATGGGGATCATGGTGTGACAAATATGGCCGCTGGCCT ATAATGGTGCTTGTATCATCTTGGATATTTTTCTATGGTATATTGACATCAATGAGCCCGACATACTGGTGGGTGCTGGGCATGAGAATGATGGTAGGAGTCGGAATAGCTGGTGGAAGTTTTGC GTTTACATATCTTACAGAATACATTCCATTCAAATGGAGATCAAAAATGCTTACTGTTCACCAG GTATTTTGGGCACTTGGATCAGTTTTAGAGATTTTATTAGCATATTTAGTTGTTCGCCAGTGGGGCTGGAGATGGTTCGTAGCTTTATCCTCCATACCACTTGGAGTTGCTGTGATAACTATATATTGT TGTATACCTGAATCTGTTCGATATCTAGTCACAGCCGGACGAAAAGAAGAGGCTGTCTCTGTACTGAAAGATGCTGCCAGGATAAATGGAACTTCGATTCCTGATGGAGAACTTATAGGAACGAAAGTT AAAACACGAGGTACGATTTGGGATCTCATTTCGCCCGAATATCGATGCACCTCAATGTGTTTAACTATGGTATGGTTTACGGCAGCTTTCTCATATTATGGAATGGTTTTGACAAGTTCTGAGATCGAAAAATTTCAGTCTCACTGTGCTGTGCCACCACcag cTGTAAGCCAAGGTAACCATACAATACAAAAATATCAGTGTTCTTTGAACTGCCATGAGTTagctgatgatgattatattaCTATGATCATATCGGCTTTGGGAGAGTTTATAT CTATACCTATAAATTTTGTACTACTTGACTATATTGGAAGGAAATACACTTTAGCAGTGAACTGTTCACTGGCTGGTATTGGCTTCATGTCTTTACAAATATGTTCGTCACGGGCGGTATTATCTGGCATTTCTATGGTTATTCGCTCATTTTGTACTGGTACATTCCTCGCTACATACATCTATACATCCGAG GTCTATCCCACAACAGTGCGTTCTTTAGGACTTGGGATAAATAGTTCTTTTGCACGAATTGGTGCGATGGTAACCCCTTTTGTAGCTCAG GTGTTGCTAAATTCATCTCCACATATCACTGCGTTCTTGTATGGTGGCGTGTGTATATTAACTGCTGTCATAGCCTGCCTTCTTCCAATAGAAACAAAAGGCCGAGAGATGCCA CAAACTGTtagtatgtatgaaataccTATGCCCGATGGAAGATGA
- the LOC141905090 gene encoding synaptic vesicle 2-related protein-like isoform X1, with protein sequence MGVKSRNKSDYVELKDAGKKTDNKEKQPNGEPNNTSDEDDNPSHYTADNAVEKIGFGWFQIKIMAVVGIFSAADACEMLLLAVLSPVLNCEWRLQEWQVALITTVVFLGMFSTAPIWGSWCDKYGRWPIMVLVSSWIFFYGILTSMSPTYWWVLGMRMMVGVGIAGGSFAFTYLTEYIPFKWRSKMLTVHQVFWALGSVLEILLAYLVVRQWGWRWFVALSSIPLGVAVITIYCCIPESVRYLVTAGRKEEAVSVLKDAARINGTSIPDGELIGTKVKTRGTIWDLISPEYRCTSMCLTMVWFTAAFSYYGMVLTSSEIEKFQSHCAVPPPAVSQGNHTIQKYQCSLNCHELADDDYITMIISALGEFISIPINFVLLDYIGRKYTLAVNCSLAGIGFMSLQICSSRAVLSGISMVIRSFCTGTFLATYIYTSEVYPTTVRSLGLGINSSFARIGAMVTPFVAQVLLNSSPHITAFLYGGVCILTAVIACLLPIETKGREMPQTVSMYEIPMPDGR encoded by the exons ATGGGCGTGAAAAGTAGGAACAAATCTGACTATGTGGAATTAAAGGATGCTGGCAAGAAAACGGATAATAAGGAAAAACAGCCAA ATGGAGAACCTAATAACACTAGTGATGAAGATGACAATCCTTCACATTATACAGCTGACAATGCAGTTGAAAAAATCGGCTTCGGCTGGTTCCAGATCAAGATTATGGCAGTTGTCGGAATTTTCTCA gCAGCTGATGCTTgtgaaatgttattattgGCCGTCCTATCTCCCGTACTGAACTGTGAGTGGCGTCTTCAGGAGTGGCAGGTTGCATTGATTACCACT GTTGTTTTCTTAGGAATGTTTTCTACTGCACCTATATGGGGATCATGGTGTGACAAATATGGCCGCTGGCCT ATAATGGTGCTTGTATCATCTTGGATATTTTTCTATGGTATATTGACATCAATGAGCCCGACATACTGGTGGGTGCTGGGCATGAGAATGATGGTAGGAGTCGGAATAGCTGGTGGAAGTTTTGC GTTTACATATCTTACAGAATACATTCCATTCAAATGGAGATCAAAAATGCTTACTGTTCACCAG GTATTTTGGGCACTTGGATCAGTTTTAGAGATTTTATTAGCATATTTAGTTGTTCGCCAGTGGGGCTGGAGATGGTTCGTAGCTTTATCCTCCATACCACTTGGAGTTGCTGTGATAACTATATATTGT TGTATACCTGAATCTGTTCGATATCTAGTCACAGCCGGACGAAAAGAAGAGGCTGTCTCTGTACTGAAAGATGCTGCCAGGATAAATGGAACTTCGATTCCTGATGGAGAACTTATAGGAACGAAAGTT AAAACACGAGGTACGATTTGGGATCTCATTTCGCCCGAATATCGATGCACCTCAATGTGTTTAACTATGGTATGGTTTACGGCAGCTTTCTCATATTATGGAATGGTTTTGACAAGTTCTGAGATCGAAAAATTTCAGTCTCACTGTGCTGTGCCACCACcag cTGTAAGCCAAGGTAACCATACAATACAAAAATATCAGTGTTCTTTGAACTGCCATGAGTTagctgatgatgattatattaCTATGATCATATCGGCTTTGGGAGAGTTTATAT CTATACCTATAAATTTTGTACTACTTGACTATATTGGAAGGAAATACACTTTAGCAGTGAACTGTTCACTGGCTGGTATTGGCTTCATGTCTTTACAAATATGTTCGTCACGGGCGGTATTATCTGGCATTTCTATGGTTATTCGCTCATTTTGTACTGGTACATTCCTCGCTACATACATCTATACATCCGAG GTCTATCCCACAACAGTGCGTTCTTTAGGACTTGGGATAAATAGTTCTTTTGCACGAATTGGTGCGATGGTAACCCCTTTTGTAGCTCAG GTGTTGCTAAATTCATCTCCACATATCACTGCGTTCTTGTATGGTGGCGTGTGTATATTAACTGCTGTCATAGCCTGCCTTCTTCCAATAGAAACAAAAGGCCGAGAGATGCCA CAAACTGTtagtatgtatgaaataccTATGCCCGATGGAAGATGA